The Ictalurus punctatus breed USDA103 unplaced genomic scaffold, Coco_2.0 Super-Scaffold_100056, whole genome shotgun sequence genome has a window encoding:
- the LOC128630408 gene encoding kinetochore-associated protein 1-like, whose translation MCLKFSLDLVHTLLKSDTLQEELQTRGESFTSKLQYQRSATENVFMTFQLDCLKLLKLTGLPGRLIVALFEHSSLVEHVKSPAGQTSPGESKSDHADPKHQYSSNHAPF comes from the exons ATGTGTTTGAAATTCAGCTTGGACCTCGTACACACATTGCTGAAGTCTGATACGCTACAG gaggagcTACAGACGAGGGGAGAGAGCTTCACCTCGAAGCTGCAGTATCAGCGGTCAGCCACAGAGAACGTGTTCATGACTTTTCAGCTGGACTGCCTGAAGCTGCTGAAGCTCACGGGACTGCCCGGCCGTCTCATCGTGGCTCTGTTTGAGCACAGCTCATTGGTGGAGCACgtgaagagtcctgctggacaGACCTCCCCTGGTGAGAGTAAATCTGACCATGCAGACCCTAAGCACCAATACTCAAGCAATCACGcaccattttga